Proteins encoded in a region of the Saccharothrix ecbatanensis genome:
- a CDS encoding VOC family protein encodes MLRGLTTTSFFADDLDAAAAWYTEFFGIEPYFKVPGGYIEFRIGDYEHEFGIVKSDYAPHDVHSGPAGAITYWAVDDLQATLDRLAELGAKPHDEPKVRGEGYVTASVVDPFGNVLGVMANAHYFEMLGKRS; translated from the coding sequence ATGCTCCGCGGACTCACCACCACCAGCTTCTTCGCCGACGACCTCGACGCCGCGGCCGCCTGGTACACCGAGTTCTTCGGCATCGAGCCGTACTTCAAGGTCCCCGGCGGCTACATCGAGTTCCGGATCGGGGACTACGAGCACGAGTTCGGCATCGTCAAGAGCGACTACGCGCCGCACGACGTGCACAGCGGCCCGGCCGGGGCGATCACGTACTGGGCCGTGGACGACCTCCAGGCCACGCTGGACCGGCTCGCCGAACTCGGCGCCAAGCCGCACGACGAGCCGAAGGTGCGGGGCGAGGGTTACGTCACCGCCAGCGTGGTCGACCCGTTCGGCAACGTCCTGGGCGTGATGGCGAACGCGCACTACTTCGAGATGCTGGGGAAGCGGTCCTGA
- a CDS encoding putative quinol monooxygenase, translating to MLIIAGFLEVDPDRRDAFVAAHVDLVRRARRSPGCLDLAITADPVDPGRVNNFERWASRAELEAWRAVAGAPDMGIEIVGGDVMEYGVSGVRPVFG from the coding sequence GTGTTGATCATTGCCGGTTTCCTGGAGGTCGACCCGGATCGGCGCGACGCGTTCGTCGCCGCTCACGTGGATCTGGTGCGTCGGGCCCGCCGCTCCCCCGGGTGTCTCGACCTGGCCATCACCGCCGATCCGGTGGACCCCGGTCGGGTGAACAACTTCGAGCGCTGGGCGTCCCGTGCTGAGTTGGAGGCGTGGCGTGCGGTGGCGGGGGCGCCGGACATGGGGATCGAGATCGTCGGTGGTGACGTGATGGAGTACGGCGTGAGCGGGGTTCGTCCGGTGTTCGGCTGA
- a CDS encoding tyrosine-type recombinase/integrase, whose translation MLVLAAQESFFLARRPRKDSPHTTAAYRRDLAGVTVLLAEVTGTPPARLEISDLTGRNLREAFGVFADSHAKSSVLRAWSTWNQFLTFCVAEDLVPGNPMGAVARPKTPPLTPKPLRGEDTPERLLAAAAEGARKGRDPWPERDVLVLALGLVAGLRSAEMRTLTLASVVGRPGERRLHVVGKGNRDRSVPIESAMDRIIEQYLVSCRRRFPQARFDRGSALVRDRHGEPIGRGGLEYLVRSCFRWAGLHDRVPSGANLHALRHTFATRLAEDGASASEIMALLGHASLATSQNYIEATARERRAAVAGSRTNLSLARLPDRE comes from the coding sequence ATGCTGGTGCTTGCCGCTCAGGAGTCGTTCTTCCTCGCTCGTCGTCCGCGGAAGGATTCGCCGCACACGACGGCGGCGTATCGGCGTGATCTGGCTGGTGTGACGGTGTTGCTGGCGGAGGTGACGGGTACTCCCCCGGCTCGGTTGGAGATCTCGGATCTGACGGGGCGGAACCTGCGTGAGGCGTTCGGGGTGTTCGCGGATTCGCATGCGAAGTCGTCGGTGTTGCGGGCGTGGTCGACGTGGAACCAGTTTTTGACGTTCTGCGTGGCGGAGGATCTGGTGCCGGGGAATCCGATGGGTGCGGTGGCGCGGCCGAAGACGCCTCCGTTGACGCCGAAGCCGTTGCGGGGTGAGGACACGCCGGAGCGGTTGTTGGCGGCTGCGGCGGAGGGGGCGCGGAAGGGGCGTGATCCGTGGCCTGAGCGTGATGTGCTGGTGTTGGCGTTGGGTCTGGTGGCGGGGTTGCGGTCGGCGGAGATGCGGACGTTGACGTTGGCGTCGGTGGTGGGCCGGCCGGGTGAGCGTCGGTTGCACGTGGTGGGCAAGGGGAATCGGGATCGGTCGGTGCCGATCGAGTCGGCGATGGATCGGATCATCGAGCAGTACCTGGTGTCGTGTCGGCGGCGTTTTCCGCAGGCGCGGTTCGATCGGGGGTCGGCGTTGGTGCGTGATCGGCATGGTGAGCCGATCGGTCGGGGTGGGTTGGAGTATCTGGTGCGGTCGTGTTTCCGGTGGGCGGGGTTGCACGATCGGGTGCCGTCGGGGGCGAATCTGCACGCGTTGCGGCACACGTTCGCGACGCGGTTGGCGGAGGACGGCGCGTCGGCGTCGGAGATCATGGCGTTGTTGGGTCATGCGTCGTTGGCGACGTCGCAGAATTACATCGAGGCGACGGCGCGGGAGCGGCGGGCGGCGGTGGCGGGTAGTCGGACGAATCTGTCGTTGGCGCGGTTGCCGGACCGGGAGTGA
- the ku gene encoding non-homologous end joining protein Ku: MRSVWRGAISFGLVTIGVRLYTATEEHDFRFHQVHREDGGRVRYKRVCQVCGEEVAYADIAKGYELDDGRVVVMDSEDFDKLPINTDHAIDVLEFVPVDEVDPIYFQKSYYLEPDKAATRPYVLLRTALERSGQLAVVKITIRQRETLAMLRAREDLLVMHTMLWPDEVRKPDFEFLGSDVDVRPQELKMASSLVESMAGSFDPGDFSDDYTVAMQKLIEAKAEGAEVPERPEAEEAGEVIDLMTALERSVEQAKTARGGKSAARKPAAKKAASGSSGSDGSSSSSSSSRKAPAKKKAKPA, from the coding sequence ATGAGGTCCGTGTGGCGTGGGGCGATCTCCTTCGGGTTGGTGACGATCGGTGTCCGGTTGTACACGGCCACGGAGGAGCACGACTTCCGGTTCCACCAGGTGCACCGGGAGGACGGTGGGCGCGTCCGGTACAAGCGGGTGTGCCAGGTGTGCGGCGAGGAGGTCGCTTACGCCGACATCGCGAAGGGGTACGAGCTGGACGACGGTCGTGTGGTGGTGATGGACAGCGAGGATTTCGACAAGCTGCCGATCAACACGGATCACGCGATCGACGTGTTGGAGTTCGTGCCGGTCGACGAGGTGGATCCGATTTATTTCCAGAAGTCCTATTATCTGGAGCCGGACAAGGCGGCGACGCGTCCTTATGTGTTGTTGCGGACGGCTTTGGAGCGGAGCGGTCAGCTCGCGGTGGTGAAGATCACGATTCGTCAGCGGGAGACGTTGGCGATGTTGCGGGCGCGTGAGGACTTGTTGGTGATGCACACGATGTTGTGGCCGGATGAGGTGCGGAAGCCTGATTTCGAGTTCCTGGGTTCGGATGTGGATGTGCGTCCGCAGGAGTTGAAGATGGCGTCGTCGTTGGTGGAGAGCATGGCGGGGTCTTTCGATCCGGGTGATTTTTCCGATGATTACACGGTGGCGATGCAGAAGTTGATCGAGGCGAAGGCCGAGGGTGCGGAGGTGCCGGAGCGGCCGGAGGCCGAGGAGGCCGGTGAGGTGATCGACTTGATGACGGCGTTGGAGCGGAGTGTGGAGCAGGCGAAGACGGCGCGTGGGGGGAAGTCGGCGGCGCGGAAGCCTGCGGCGAAGAAGGCTGCTTCGGGGTCGTCGGGGTCTGATGGTTCGTCGTCGTCGTCGTCGTCGTCGCGGAAGGCTCCGGCGAAGAAGAAGGCGAAGCCCGCCTGA
- the ligD gene encoding non-homologous end-joining DNA ligase: MGGDLSEYRRKRVVGRTPEPVPDDGVLPRGGDDTFVIQEHHASRLHWDVRLERGGVLVSWAVPKGLPAEPGTIRLAVRTEDHPLEYASFSGVIPKGEYGAGEMFIWDRGRYETVKWSDREVDVVLHGSRVEGEFVFFRRESSGGDSSSGGKDWMVRRRHEAVRPDWVPLPEFVAPMLATAAAELPRPESRFAFEFKWDGVRAVARVEGGRVQLTSRAGNDVTGTYPELQGLGAQLGATQVLLDGEIVALSGGRPSFGALKERMHASAAQARRLVGRVPVTFLVFDVLHLDGSPTVDLPYSRRRELLEGLGLGGAHWLTPRAFPGQGAAVLAASREQGLEGVVAKRLDSRYVAGRRSPLWVKVTGVLTQEVVVGGWRPGAGKRRGLVGALLLGVPEGEGLVFAGSVGTGFGQAELERLTARLGELEVAESPFVSGVPRDRARGARWVRPVLVGEVAHRQWTADGRMRFPTWRGLRPDKSPGEVRRVDG, encoded by the coding sequence ATGGGTGGGGATCTTTCGGAGTACCGGCGGAAGCGGGTCGTGGGGCGGACGCCGGAGCCGGTGCCGGATGACGGGGTGTTGCCGCGGGGTGGTGATGACACTTTTGTGATCCAGGAGCACCACGCGTCGCGGTTGCATTGGGATGTGCGGTTGGAGCGGGGCGGGGTGTTGGTGTCGTGGGCGGTGCCGAAGGGTTTGCCGGCGGAGCCGGGGACGATCCGGTTGGCGGTGCGCACGGAGGATCATCCGTTGGAGTACGCGTCTTTTTCGGGTGTTATTCCGAAGGGTGAGTACGGCGCGGGTGAGATGTTCATCTGGGATCGCGGTCGGTATGAGACGGTGAAGTGGTCGGACCGCGAGGTGGATGTGGTGTTGCACGGTTCGCGGGTGGAGGGCGAGTTTGTTTTCTTCCGCCGTGAATCGTCCGGTGGTGATTCGTCGTCGGGCGGTAAGGATTGGATGGTGCGGCGGCGGCATGAGGCGGTGCGGCCGGATTGGGTGCCGTTGCCGGAGTTCGTGGCGCCGATGTTGGCGACGGCGGCGGCGGAGTTGCCGCGGCCGGAGTCGCGGTTCGCGTTCGAGTTCAAGTGGGACGGGGTGCGGGCGGTCGCCCGGGTGGAGGGTGGCCGGGTGCAGTTGACGAGTCGTGCGGGCAATGACGTGACGGGGACGTATCCGGAGTTGCAGGGCTTGGGTGCGCAGTTGGGTGCGACGCAGGTGTTGTTGGACGGGGAGATCGTGGCGTTGTCGGGGGGCCGGCCGAGTTTCGGGGCGTTGAAGGAGCGGATGCACGCGTCGGCGGCGCAGGCGCGGCGGTTGGTGGGGCGGGTGCCGGTGACGTTTTTGGTGTTCGACGTGTTGCACCTGGACGGTTCTCCGACGGTGGATCTGCCGTATTCGCGGCGGCGTGAGCTGTTGGAGGGTTTGGGGTTGGGTGGTGCGCACTGGTTGACGCCGAGGGCGTTCCCGGGTCAGGGGGCGGCGGTGTTGGCGGCGAGTCGTGAGCAGGGGTTGGAGGGGGTGGTGGCGAAGCGGCTGGATTCGCGTTATGTGGCGGGTCGGCGGTCGCCGTTGTGGGTGAAGGTGACGGGGGTGTTGACGCAGGAGGTGGTGGTCGGGGGGTGGCGGCCGGGTGCGGGGAAGCGGAGGGGGCTGGTGGGGGCGTTGCTGCTGGGGGTGCCTGAGGGTGAGGGGTTGGTGTTCGCGGGGTCGGTGGGGACGGGGTTCGGTCAGGCGGAGTTGGAGCGGTTGACGGCGCGGCTCGGGGAGTTGGAGGTGGCGGAGTCGCCGTTCGTGTCGGGGGTGCCGCGGGATCGGGCTCGGGGTGCGCGGTGGGTGCGGCCGGTGTTGGTGGGTGAGGTGGCGCATCGGCAGTGGACGGCGGACGGGCGGATGCGGTTTCCGACGTGGCGGGGGTTGCGGCCGGACAAGTCGCCCGGGGAGGTGCGTCGGGTTGACGGGTGA